In a single window of the Fibrobacter sp. genome:
- a CDS encoding PLP-dependent transferase, translated as MSTSKYIETKLIHGGIDGDSVTGAVNVPIYQTSTYKQAGLGENTGWEYSRTGNPTRAALEALIAELEGGVAGFAFASGMAATSTVLALFNKGDKIIISSNVYGGTFRVLDKVFKNLGITYSIEDTTDLAALDTKVTPDVKAFFIESPANPLLTVTDLAGVAAIAKKHGILTIVDNTFMTPYLQRPLELGADIVVHSATKYLGGHSDLVAGLAVTNNKEIAERLAFTQNAVGAVLGPFDSFLLIRGIKTLGVRLDRHTENAERIARYLESHEAVKHVYYPGLPTAQGYEINKKQAKNGGAMISFELYENYDIKKFFKALQLISLAESLGGVESLVCHPATMTHASIPKEIREKVGITDGLIRLSVGIEKVDDIIVDLVAAINAAAAPSDSAKGA; from the coding sequence ATGTCAACTTCTAAGTATATCGAAACAAAACTCATTCACGGCGGCATCGATGGCGACAGCGTAACAGGTGCTGTCAACGTACCCATCTACCAGACTTCCACCTACAAGCAGGCGGGCCTTGGTGAAAATACGGGCTGGGAATATTCCCGCACGGGCAACCCCACGCGCGCAGCCCTGGAAGCCCTGATTGCAGAACTGGAAGGCGGTGTGGCAGGCTTTGCCTTTGCAAGCGGCATGGCGGCCACCTCAACGGTTCTTGCCCTGTTTAACAAGGGCGACAAAATCATCATCTCGAGCAATGTGTACGGCGGAACCTTTCGCGTTCTGGACAAGGTTTTCAAGAACCTGGGCATCACCTACTCCATTGAAGATACTACCGACTTGGCAGCACTTGATACCAAGGTGACGCCCGATGTGAAGGCCTTCTTTATCGAAAGCCCGGCAAACCCGCTCCTGACCGTGACAGACTTAGCAGGGGTGGCCGCGATTGCCAAGAAGCACGGAATTCTGACGATTGTCGATAATACCTTCATGACGCCTTATTTGCAGCGTCCACTGGAACTGGGCGCCGACATCGTTGTGCATAGCGCGACCAAGTATCTGGGCGGCCATAGCGATCTGGTGGCAGGCCTTGCGGTGACCAACAACAAAGAAATTGCGGAACGTCTCGCCTTCACGCAGAACGCTGTTGGCGCTGTACTCGGCCCCTTTGATTCCTTCCTCTTGATTCGCGGTATCAAGACGCTCGGCGTGCGCCTCGATCGCCATACCGAAAATGCAGAACGCATCGCCCGCTACCTGGAGAGCCACGAGGCTGTAAAGCATGTTTATTATCCGGGCCTTCCGACCGCACAGGGTTATGAAATCAACAAGAAACAAGCCAAGAACGGCGGCGCCATGATTTCGTTCGAACTTTACGAAAACTACGACATCAAGAAATTCTTCAAGGCATTGCAGCTGATTTCGCTCGCCGAAAGTTTGGGCGGCGTCGAAAGCCTCGTATGCCATCCGGCTACCATGACCCATGCCTCCATTCCGAAGGAAATTCGCGAAAAGGTGGGCATCACCGACGGACTCATTCGTTTGTCTGTAGGCATCGAGAAAGTGGATGACATCATTGTGGACCTGGTCGCGGCAATCAATGCGGCGGCCGCACCGTCCGATTCGGCGAAAGGAGCATAA
- a CDS encoding (deoxy)nucleoside triphosphate pyrophosphohydrolase, translating into MKSIEVVAGIIMDGEKVFATQRGYGDYKDFWEFPGGKMEPGETPLQALARELKEELAIDVNVGEFLCTVEHDYPTFHLTMHCFYCTIAGGKAPMLLEHEAARWLSPAELHSVDWLPADVKVVESLENA; encoded by the coding sequence ATGAAATCTATTGAAGTCGTAGCCGGCATCATCATGGACGGCGAAAAAGTTTTCGCCACCCAGCGCGGCTACGGCGACTATAAGGACTTCTGGGAATTCCCGGGCGGTAAAATGGAGCCCGGTGAAACTCCGCTGCAGGCCCTTGCCCGGGAGCTGAAAGAAGAACTCGCCATCGATGTAAACGTGGGCGAATTCCTGTGCACGGTGGAGCATGACTACCCGACCTTTCACCTGACCATGCACTGCTTTTACTGCACTATCGCGGGCGGAAAGGCTCCCATGCTTTTGGAACACGAGGCGGCCAGGTGGCTCAGCCCCGCGGAACTGCACAGCGTTGACTGGTTGCCCGCCGACGTGAAGGTGGTCGAATCGCTTGAAAACGCGTAA
- a CDS encoding serine acetyltransferase, with translation MHKLIQESEVEKAVQTIFADYNRGKHIDNIDIYNRPDQAEIQTILQNLIRVVYPGHFRDRTHKIYNPKNSFAVIIEDTFYHLHKQVAIALDYCKLRGTMSSDERKIESYRICKEFFAKIPLIRECLETDLHAAYDGDPAAGCLDEIILAYPGLMATTIYRIAHELYLLHVPVLPRLMTEYAHSKTGIDIHPGASIGKYFFIDHGTGIVIGETAVIGKNVKIYQGVTLGALSTRGGQRLSGKKRHPTIQDNVTIYANASILGGDTVVGENAIIGGSAFITSSVAPNTRVSMKSLEMDYVSTDKQHKSEELKQSDVWYYII, from the coding sequence ATGCACAAACTTATCCAGGAATCAGAAGTCGAAAAAGCGGTACAAACGATTTTTGCCGATTACAATCGCGGCAAGCATATCGACAACATCGACATCTATAATCGACCCGACCAGGCCGAAATCCAGACGATTTTGCAGAACCTAATCCGCGTAGTTTATCCTGGGCATTTCAGGGACCGCACCCACAAGATTTACAACCCCAAGAACAGCTTTGCGGTCATTATCGAGGACACCTTTTACCACCTCCACAAGCAGGTGGCCATTGCTCTCGATTACTGCAAGCTCCGCGGCACCATGAGCTCCGACGAGCGCAAGATTGAAAGCTACCGTATCTGCAAGGAGTTTTTCGCCAAGATTCCATTGATTCGCGAATGCCTTGAAACCGACTTGCACGCCGCCTACGATGGCGACCCTGCTGCCGGCTGCCTCGACGAAATTATCCTCGCCTACCCTGGCCTTATGGCGACAACGATTTACCGCATCGCCCACGAGCTTTACCTTTTGCATGTACCCGTTCTCCCGCGTCTCATGACCGAATACGCCCATTCCAAAACGGGCATCGATATCCATCCGGGCGCATCCATCGGCAAGTACTTCTTTATCGATCACGGCACAGGCATCGTCATTGGCGAAACCGCCGTGATAGGCAAGAACGTGAAGATTTACCAGGGTGTCACTCTCGGTGCTCTTTCGACACGCGGGGGCCAGCGCCTCTCCGGCAAAAAGCGTCACCCCACCATTCAAGACAACGTAACCATTTACGCGAACGCCTCCATTCTCGGCGGTGATACCGTCGTGGGCGAAAATGCCATCATCGGCGGTAGCGCCTTCATCACGAGTTCTGTCGCGCCCAATACCCGCGTGAGCATGAAGAGCCTCGAAATGGACTACGTTTCTACCGATAAGCAACACAAGTCAGAGGAGCTCAAACAGAGCGATGTCTGGTACTATATCATTTAG
- a CDS encoding O-acetylhomoserine aminocarboxypropyltransferase/cysteine synthase, with translation MTTQNKLHFETLQLHVGQEHADPATDSRAVPIYQTTSYVFHNAQHAADRFALKDAGNVYGRITNSTQGVLEERVAALEGGVAALAVASGAAAITYAITALARKGDHVVAQRTVYGGTFNLLLHTLRTFGIETTFVDTHDLKSVESAVKENTKLIFIETLGNPHSDIPDIDAIAQIAHKNKIPLVIDNTFGTPYLIRPIEHGADVVVHSATKFIGGHGTTLGGIIVDSGKFDWAASGKFPQFTEKNPSYGIPFVATGAAAYAIYIRTILLRDEGAAISPFNAFLLLQGVETLSLRLDRHVENTKKVIEYLVKHPKVTRVSHPSLPNHPDHELYQKYFPNGGGSIFTFDIKGGQAEAFKFIDSLKIFSLLANVADVKSLVIHPYTTTHSELTPEELAAAEITPATIRVSIGTEHYEDIIADLENGFAAI, from the coding sequence ATGACAACACAGAACAAGCTCCATTTTGAAACTCTTCAGCTCCACGTTGGCCAGGAACACGCAGACCCCGCAACCGATTCCCGCGCGGTGCCTATTTACCAGACCACTTCTTACGTGTTCCATAACGCACAGCATGCCGCGGACCGTTTTGCCCTGAAGGATGCCGGTAACGTCTATGGACGCATCACCAACAGCACCCAGGGCGTTCTCGAAGAACGCGTTGCCGCTCTCGAAGGTGGCGTTGCCGCTCTGGCTGTAGCTTCTGGTGCTGCAGCCATCACTTACGCCATCACGGCTCTTGCCCGCAAGGGAGACCATGTGGTGGCCCAGCGCACGGTTTACGGCGGAACTTTCAACCTGCTGCTGCACACGCTCCGCACCTTCGGTATCGAGACCACGTTTGTAGATACCCACGATCTCAAGAGCGTCGAGTCCGCCGTCAAGGAAAATACGAAACTCATCTTTATTGAGACTCTCGGCAACCCCCATTCCGACATCCCGGATATCGACGCCATTGCCCAGATTGCCCACAAGAACAAGATTCCGCTGGTCATCGACAACACCTTCGGTACGCCCTACCTGATTCGCCCCATCGAACACGGTGCCGACGTGGTTGTGCATTCTGCCACCAAGTTTATCGGCGGCCATGGAACGACCCTCGGCGGCATCATCGTAGACAGCGGCAAGTTCGACTGGGCGGCCAGTGGCAAGTTCCCGCAGTTTACCGAAAAGAACCCGAGCTACGGCATTCCTTTCGTGGCCACGGGCGCTGCAGCCTATGCCATCTACATCCGCACGATTCTCTTGCGCGACGAAGGCGCTGCCATTTCTCCGTTCAACGCGTTCCTGCTGCTGCAGGGTGTAGAAACCCTATCGCTCCGCCTGGACCGCCATGTAGAAAACACCAAGAAGGTCATCGAGTACCTGGTAAAGCACCCGAAGGTTACCCGCGTGAGCCACCCGAGCCTGCCGAACCATCCGGACCATGAACTTTACCAGAAGTATTTCCCCAACGGTGGCGGTTCCATTTTCACCTTCGACATCAAGGGCGGCCAGGCCGAAGCCTTCAAGTTCATCGACAGCTTGAAAATCTTCAGCCTGCTTGCAAACGTTGCCGACGTGAAGAGCCTCGTGATCCACCCGTACACCACCACGCATTCGGAGCTCACTCCAGAGGAACTGGCCGCAGCCGAAATCACTCCGGCAACCATCCGCGTGTCTATCGGTACGGAACACTACGAAGACATCATCGCCGACCTGGAAAACGGCTTCGCGGCAATCTAA
- a CDS encoding cysteine desulfurase, which translates to MKTGSANSGSNSRNESIRIGSKNLAQIRSDFPILSKQVNGHPLVWLDNGATTQRPQVVIDRLKYYYENENSNVHRGAHTLAAASTDAYENARNIVRDFIGAPSSQEIVFVRGTTEAINLVANAYVKPTLQPGDEIIVSILEHHANIVPWQLIAEETGAIIKVIPCDSTGQLKLHDYEALFTKRTKFVSVTHVSNVLGTVTPIEELIAIAHRHGVRILIDGAQSIAHIPVNVSALDADFFVFSGHKVFAPTGIGVVYGKKELLEAARPYHGGGNMIADVTFERTIYNGIPNKFEAGTGSIADAVGLGAALQYLSEIGMPCVFRWEHELLQYGLKELKTVKGLHLVGTALNKASALAFKLDGYSDEEVGKRLDAYGVAVRTGHHCAQPVLRHFGYESTVRPTLALYNSPDDIDALVRALKTFA; encoded by the coding sequence GTGAAGACGGGTTCCGCAAACAGCGGCTCCAATTCCCGCAACGAATCCATCCGCATCGGTTCCAAGAACCTTGCGCAAATCCGTAGCGATTTCCCGATTCTTTCGAAGCAGGTCAACGGCCATCCGCTCGTCTGGCTCGATAACGGTGCTACGACGCAGCGCCCGCAGGTGGTGATTGACCGTCTCAAGTACTACTACGAAAACGAAAACTCCAACGTGCACCGTGGCGCCCATACGCTTGCGGCTGCATCGACGGATGCCTACGAAAACGCCCGTAACATCGTGCGCGACTTTATCGGGGCCCCGTCTTCGCAGGAAATCGTGTTCGTGCGCGGTACCACCGAGGCAATCAACCTGGTGGCTAACGCCTACGTGAAGCCGACGCTCCAGCCGGGTGACGAAATCATCGTCTCTATCCTGGAACACCATGCGAACATCGTGCCGTGGCAGCTCATCGCCGAAGAAACGGGCGCCATCATCAAGGTGATTCCCTGCGATTCTACCGGCCAGCTCAAGTTGCACGATTACGAGGCGCTATTCACGAAGCGCACCAAGTTCGTTTCCGTGACGCATGTCTCGAACGTGCTCGGCACCGTGACACCGATCGAGGAACTCATTGCCATCGCCCACAGGCACGGCGTGAGAATCCTCATTGATGGGGCACAGTCCATCGCGCACATTCCGGTGAATGTTTCCGCCCTCGACGCAGACTTCTTCGTGTTCTCTGGACACAAGGTGTTTGCCCCGACCGGTATCGGCGTCGTTTACGGCAAGAAGGAATTGCTGGAAGCGGCACGCCCGTACCACGGCGGTGGCAACATGATTGCCGACGTCACGTTCGAACGCACCATCTACAACGGGATTCCGAACAAGTTCGAAGCGGGAACCGGAAGCATCGCTGACGCCGTAGGCTTGGGTGCTGCCCTCCAGTACCTCTCCGAAATCGGGATGCCCTGCGTATTCCGCTGGGAACATGAACTGTTGCAGTATGGCCTCAAGGAACTGAAGACCGTCAAGGGCCTGCATCTTGTAGGTACGGCACTCAACAAGGCTTCTGCACTTGCCTTCAAGCTCGACGGTTATTCCGACGAAGAAGTGGGCAAGAGGCTCGATGCCTACGGTGTCGCCGTACGTACAGGTCACCACTGCGCACAGCCGGTGCTCAGGCATTTCGGTTACGAAAGTACCGTTCGCCCGACGCTTGCGCTGTACAACTCGCCGGACGACATCGACGCTCTTGTGAGGGCGCTGAAGACGTTCGCATAA
- a CDS encoding cysteine synthase family protein, with protein MHYYESMQGLIGKTPLVKLSHVGLPEGANLFAKLELWNPSGSVKDRTGLYMVNDALAKGTLKPDGTIVEATAGNTGLGIAFAALNRGIRVIFVVPTKFSQEKQTLLRALGAELINTPREEGMLGAEKKAEELLKQIPDSVSLRQFHNMANPLAHYETTGPEIYEDLDGHVDYVVAGAGSGGTFSGILKALKERNPSIKGVLADPIGSTMGGGEHGDYNIEGIGNDFIADTMDMSLVDQVIKINDDDAFTGSRELAQKEGIFAGSSSGAAFTAAKKLIASGARGNIVFVAPDRGDRYFSKGLYETP; from the coding sequence ATGCATTACTACGAATCTATGCAGGGCCTAATCGGCAAGACTCCGCTTGTAAAACTTTCGCACGTGGGGCTCCCCGAAGGCGCAAACCTGTTTGCCAAACTGGAACTCTGGAACCCCTCGGGCAGCGTGAAGGACCGTACCGGCCTTTATATGGTGAACGACGCTCTCGCAAAAGGAACGCTCAAGCCGGACGGAACCATCGTCGAGGCGACCGCAGGCAACACCGGCCTTGGCATTGCCTTCGCCGCGCTCAACCGCGGCATCCGCGTGATATTCGTGGTGCCCACCAAGTTCTCGCAAGAAAAGCAGACGCTCCTGCGCGCCCTCGGCGCAGAACTCATCAACACCCCCCGCGAAGAAGGCATGCTAGGAGCCGAAAAGAAGGCCGAAGAACTTTTGAAACAGATTCCCGATTCTGTTTCGCTTCGGCAGTTCCACAATATGGCCAACCCCCTCGCCCATTACGAAACCACCGGCCCTGAAATCTACGAAGACCTGGACGGTCACGTAGACTACGTAGTGGCAGGCGCAGGCAGCGGCGGCACCTTCAGCGGAATCCTCAAGGCTCTCAAGGAACGCAACCCAAGCATCAAGGGCGTGCTGGCAGACCCCATCGGCTCTACCATGGGCGGCGGCGAACATGGCGACTACAACATCGAAGGAATCGGCAACGACTTTATCGCCGATACCATGGACATGTCGCTGGTGGATCAGGTCATCAAAATCAACGATGACGACGCCTTTACCGGCTCTCGCGAACTCGCCCAGAAAGAAGGAATCTTCGCAGGCTCCTCTTCGGGTGCCGCGTTCACCGCAGCCAAGAAACTCATCGCCTCGGGTGCCCGCGGAAACATCGTGTTCGTTGCGCCCGACCGTGGCGACCGTTACTTCAGCAAGGGATTGTACGAAACCCCATAA
- a CDS encoding iron-containing alcohol dehydrogenase has product MIDFEYYNPAKIVFGEHSEQKLKSLLAAHGVKSLQLVYSGDFIKTLGIYDVIKDAVAELGIRFSENGNVVPNPSIDLVRELVKQGKQNQVDFVLAVGGGSSIDTAKAVALGIPYEGDVWDFFERGISPEKVLPVGVIATTASSGSETSNAAILSSGQWKLGFEDDRIIPKFAIMNPKYTVGLPAYQTFVGIADVLSHLLERYFSDEKNSDTTDYLIEGAIRSLFVNADKLIANQKDVNARGEIQWLASVAHGGFLDAGRRADWGSHRIEHELSAQYNITHGEGMAVVTVAWTKYMAVQKPWRLALLASRLFGVDTFNYSETERAYILSEKLTAFFKKLHLATTLAELKIDDRDFDSMAARATRNGKVGHYVPLDAAAIKDILKLAL; this is encoded by the coding sequence ATGATTGATTTTGAATACTACAACCCTGCAAAAATTGTCTTTGGCGAACACAGCGAACAGAAACTGAAATCGCTTTTGGCCGCACACGGCGTAAAGTCGCTCCAACTCGTTTACAGCGGCGACTTTATCAAGACCCTCGGCATTTACGATGTCATCAAGGACGCCGTCGCCGAACTGGGCATTCGCTTTTCCGAAAACGGAAACGTGGTGCCGAACCCGTCCATTGACCTTGTTCGCGAGCTGGTAAAGCAAGGCAAACAAAACCAGGTGGACTTCGTTCTGGCCGTAGGCGGCGGAAGTTCCATAGATACCGCAAAGGCGGTGGCGCTTGGAATACCTTACGAAGGGGACGTGTGGGATTTCTTCGAGAGGGGAATTTCACCCGAAAAGGTATTACCGGTAGGCGTCATCGCCACGACGGCATCCAGCGGTTCCGAGACATCCAACGCGGCCATCCTTTCTAGCGGGCAGTGGAAGCTGGGCTTCGAAGACGACCGCATCATCCCGAAGTTCGCCATCATGAACCCGAAATACACGGTGGGCCTGCCGGCGTACCAGACTTTTGTAGGCATCGCGGACGTACTTTCGCACTTGTTGGAACGCTATTTCTCGGACGAAAAGAATTCCGACACGACAGATTACCTGATTGAGGGAGCAATCAGGTCTCTGTTCGTGAACGCGGACAAACTGATTGCCAACCAGAAAGACGTGAATGCCCGTGGAGAAATCCAGTGGCTTGCAAGTGTGGCTCACGGCGGGTTCTTGGATGCAGGTCGCCGCGCCGACTGGGGCTCGCACCGAATTGAACATGAACTTTCGGCTCAGTACAACATCACCCATGGAGAAGGCATGGCCGTGGTGACTGTGGCCTGGACAAAGTACATGGCGGTGCAGAAGCCCTGGAGGCTCGCCCTCCTCGCAAGCCGCCTGTTCGGTGTGGATACCTTCAACTACAGCGAAACAGAACGGGCCTACATCCTGTCCGAAAAACTGACGGCATTCTTCAAGAAACTGCACTTGGCCACAACCCTTGCAGAGCTGAAAATCGACGACAGGGATTTCGACTCCATGGCTGCCCGCGCTACACGCAACGGCAAGGTCGGCCACTACGTGCCGCTAGACGCTGCCGCCATCAAGGACATCTTGAAACTCGCGCTGTAA
- a CDS encoding carbohydrate-binding protein has translation MKHKLLTAVLVLAAISEAAVNLNVSLGDSIKPVTHVATGSLYGLTEDLPSNIEKDVAPLRPNVFLAPARSGNGRQQRIGGAFLVAPRVEAIGAKVQIRLADVLPGWPYKFQSMEHWKSEVTSVIKDKLASSNKNFDGYEIWNEPNDTWNSKNGDFNSVLWKQTYDLIRQLDPDAKIIGPSYSFYHASKMEEFVKYCAQNKCMPDVVSWHQWGSGGFVGAVETYRALEKTYNVKPRPLSINEYSSTEHTEEGCPGLSIPFIAKFERHGVESAMISWWFVPLPGRLGSLLTKNNERGGGWWLYKWYGDMSGYMAKVTPPNDKSDGVDGFAALDEKKGFASIVLGGNTLGDVNVNISGIPAAFGNKVNVAVEYVVWEDKDKAVPSTTPVSSKEYDVSDGKITVPVNIANTKYGYRVYVTAIVPQGPYNGVATAIPGKLETENYDVGGPGKAYMDKDDENKGKTYREDAVDVVKGGTGYAIGYTQEGEWLEYTVKVVEAGEYSVSASYATSSENAGFNLYVDDEMVLENIVFPQGSDWETYATFDAGKVNLLAGEHVFKLEIVGNYVNIDWLDFSAVNSAKGDSTTAITVRYRVDFGELRTYGVYGLDGRLVAKFSAATGENLQAKTAAAVKRSGMYLVKSRTGGKVYRIKVSQPD, from the coding sequence ATGAAACATAAGCTTCTTACTGCTGTTTTGGTATTGGCCGCCATCTCTGAAGCGGCTGTAAACTTAAACGTCAGCTTGGGTGATAGCATCAAGCCGGTGACCCATGTGGCCACGGGTTCGCTCTACGGTCTGACCGAAGATCTTCCGAGCAACATCGAAAAGGACGTGGCTCCTCTCAGGCCCAACGTGTTCCTTGCTCCTGCCCGCAGCGGAAACGGGCGCCAGCAGCGTATCGGTGGCGCGTTTCTTGTAGCGCCCCGTGTGGAAGCGATTGGTGCCAAGGTACAGATTCGTCTTGCCGATGTCTTGCCCGGTTGGCCGTACAAATTCCAGAGTATGGAACACTGGAAATCCGAGGTCACCTCTGTCATCAAGGACAAGCTTGCGTCCAGCAACAAGAATTTTGACGGTTACGAAATCTGGAATGAGCCAAACGACACCTGGAACAGCAAAAATGGCGATTTTAATTCGGTGCTCTGGAAACAGACCTACGACTTGATTCGTCAACTGGACCCGGACGCCAAAATCATTGGCCCGTCGTACTCCTTCTATCACGCTTCCAAGATGGAAGAATTCGTGAAGTACTGCGCCCAGAACAAGTGCATGCCCGACGTGGTCAGCTGGCACCAGTGGGGGAGCGGCGGCTTCGTGGGTGCCGTCGAGACCTACCGCGCCCTGGAAAAGACATACAACGTCAAGCCCCGCCCGCTGAGCATCAACGAATATTCCTCTACGGAACATACCGAAGAGGGTTGCCCGGGCCTGTCGATTCCCTTTATTGCCAAGTTCGAGCGCCACGGTGTTGAAAGCGCCATGATTTCCTGGTGGTTCGTCCCGCTTCCGGGCCGCCTAGGCAGCCTTCTCACCAAGAACAACGAGCGGGGCGGCGGCTGGTGGCTGTACAAGTGGTACGGCGATATGAGCGGCTATATGGCGAAGGTGACCCCGCCCAACGACAAGAGCGACGGCGTGGACGGCTTTGCAGCCCTTGACGAGAAGAAGGGCTTTGCAAGCATCGTGCTGGGCGGCAACACCCTGGGCGATGTGAACGTGAACATTTCGGGTATCCCCGCCGCATTCGGCAACAAGGTGAATGTGGCGGTGGAATACGTGGTGTGGGAAGACAAGGACAAGGCGGTTCCTTCTACCACGCCGGTATCCAGCAAGGAATATGACGTGAGCGATGGCAAGATTACGGTACCGGTGAATATCGCCAACACCAAGTACGGTTACCGCGTGTACGTGACAGCCATTGTCCCCCAGGGCCCATACAACGGAGTGGCTACGGCAATTCCGGGAAAACTTGAAACTGAAAACTATGACGTTGGCGGTCCTGGCAAGGCCTACATGGACAAGGACGACGAGAACAAGGGAAAGACCTATCGCGAAGATGCCGTTGATGTGGTGAAGGGAGGTACAGGCTACGCTATCGGCTACACCCAAGAAGGCGAATGGCTGGAGTACACCGTGAAGGTGGTCGAGGCCGGCGAGTACAGCGTGTCTGCTAGCTATGCGACCTCTTCTGAAAATGCTGGGTTCAACTTGTACGTGGATGACGAAATGGTGCTGGAAAATATTGTATTCCCGCAGGGTAGCGACTGGGAAACCTACGCCACGTTTGATGCGGGAAAGGTGAACCTGCTTGCAGGGGAACATGTGTTCAAACTGGAAATTGTAGGCAACTACGTGAACATTGACTGGCTTGATTTCAGTGCAGTCAATTCAGCGAAGGGTGATTCGACAACGGCAATCACAGTACGCTATAGGGTAGATTTCGGCGAGCTTAGAACTTACGGGGTCTACGGTCTCGATGGTCGCCTCGTGGCAAAATTCTCCGCTGCAACCGGCGAAAACCTGCAGGCAAAAACTGCAGCGGCGGTCAAGCGCTCCGGCATGTATCTGGTGAAATCTAGAACAGGCGGAAAGGTTTACCGCATTAAGGTTTCGCAACCGGACTAA